From the candidate division Zixibacteria bacterium HGW-Zixibacteria-1 genome, one window contains:
- the ftcD gene encoding glutamate formimidoyltransferase, with product MIRLVECVPNFSEGRRKEVLDQIINEITSVETVVLLDREMDGDHNRAVVTFVCQPEFAVEACFRGIKKASEVLDMSTHKGEHPRMGATDVCPFIPISDFTEAEAVELANQLGKRVGEELAIPVYLYETAATSPNRENLADVRRGEYEGIRDSIETDPARKPDYGPSKMNLKAGAIAIGVRFPLVAFNVYLDTNRVSIARKIANAVRFARGGYRFVKAMGFSIKERNQTQVSMNLVNYTKTPVFRVFETIKSEAARYGVRVLSSEIIGLVPQQAMLDVADFYLQLENFTVAQVLEEKLRQMGGTSQSSTSDFYNEVAAKTPTPGGGSVAAAAGTLGAALSSMVCRLTIGKKKYADVEDEFKEILEKSEVLREQLKEMIVKDGEAFDQVMAARKLPKDNDEEIARRDKAIFDATKIAARTPLETAGLALKILELIKVVAEKGNVNSVSDAGVAALMAKAAIEGAIYNVRINIGGFGDQMFVDEMTGKIKVLKEASDRLAEEVRKIVESKI from the coding sequence ATGATCAGATTAGTCGAATGTGTTCCCAATTTTTCCGAAGGTCGAAGAAAAGAAGTTCTTGATCAAATCATAAATGAAATTACGTCGGTCGAAACCGTGGTTCTGCTGGATCGTGAGATGGACGGCGACCATAACCGAGCGGTGGTTACTTTTGTCTGCCAGCCCGAGTTTGCCGTCGAAGCCTGTTTCCGGGGTATCAAGAAGGCATCGGAAGTGCTGGATATGTCGACACATAAGGGCGAACATCCGCGAATGGGGGCCACCGATGTCTGTCCGTTCATCCCGATTTCGGATTTTACCGAGGCCGAGGCGGTCGAACTGGCTAATCAACTCGGCAAACGGGTCGGCGAAGAACTGGCGATTCCGGTCTATTTATATGAAACGGCAGCGACCAGCCCGAACCGGGAAAATCTGGCGGATGTCAGAAGGGGCGAATATGAAGGCATTCGCGATTCGATCGAAACCGATCCCGCCCGCAAGCCCGATTACGGGCCGTCAAAGATGAATCTTAAAGCGGGAGCAATCGCAATCGGCGTGCGTTTCCCATTGGTTGCATTTAATGTCTATCTGGACACTAATCGTGTGTCAATCGCCAGGAAAATTGCCAACGCGGTCCGCTTTGCCCGCGGCGGTTACCGGTTTGTCAAGGCCATGGGCTTCTCCATTAAGGAACGCAATCAAACCCAGGTATCAATGAATCTGGTTAATTATACAAAAACCCCGGTTTTCAGGGTATTCGAGACAATTAAATCGGAAGCGGCTCGCTATGGCGTGCGCGTGTTGTCATCGGAGATTATCGGTCTGGTACCACAGCAGGCCATGCTGGACGTAGCCGATTTCTACCTTCAGCTCGAAAATTTTACCGTGGCTCAGGTTCTCGAGGAAAAATTACGGCAAATGGGCGGCACATCTCAATCCAGTACTTCCGACTTCTACAATGAAGTCGCCGCCAAGACCCCGACCCCGGGAGGCGGTTCCGTAGCCGCGGCCGCAGGAACTCTCGGCGCCGCTCTGAGTTCGATGGTTTGCCGCCTGACGATCGGCAAGAAAAAGTATGCTGATGTCGAAGATGAGTTCAAGGAGATTCTGGAAAAGTCCGAAGTGCTTCGTGAACAGTTGAAGGAAATGATTGTTAAGGACGGTGAGGCTTTTGACCAGGTGATGGCCGCACGCAAGCTGCCTAAAGATAATGATGAGGAAATCGCCCGTCGCGATAAGGCGATTTTCGATGCGACCAAAATCGCAGCCAGAACGCCTCTTGAAACAGCCGGGCTGGCGCTGAAAATACTCGAATTGATCAAAGTGGTCGCGGAAAAAGGCAATGTGAATTCGGTATCGGATGCCGGAGTGGCGGCTCTTATGGCCAAGGCGGCCATCGAGGGCGCCATATATAATGTCAGGATTAACATCGGCGGGTTCGGGGACCAGATGTTTGTCGATGAGATGACCGGCAAGATAAAAGTTCTGAAAGAGGCGAGCGACAGGCTGGCGGAAGAAGTCAGAAAAATCGTTGAAAGTAAAATATAG
- a CDS encoding DUF3108 domain-containing protein — MFRIAAITIMVLVLVSGALYFTKGIPGKVLAQTGTTPPDTNGEPFRYAENIAFGLGERLDFDIGYGFINAGYATMEVKELIEYDGRPCYQIVSTANSNKFFSSFYRVEDRVETIIDAVGIFSWYFEKNLREGNYRNDRSYAFDQKNHTVVYKNDTLEIAPFVQDALSILYYVRTMELKVGESVFIDNFTDGELFPLEVRVVQKETVKVKAGTFDCIVVEPLLMTSGIFKHEGRLKVWLTDDRLKLPVLMKSKVLVGSISAELTDYSLGEIIEF, encoded by the coding sequence ATGTTTAGAATAGCCGCGATAACGATTATGGTTCTGGTCCTGGTTTCGGGGGCATTATATTTTACCAAAGGGATTCCCGGAAAGGTCCTTGCCCAGACCGGAACGACTCCCCCCGATACGAACGGCGAGCCCTTCAGGTATGCTGAAAATATCGCATTCGGACTTGGTGAACGGCTCGATTTTGACATTGGGTACGGATTCATTAATGCCGGATACGCCACCATGGAAGTGAAGGAATTAATCGAATATGACGGCCGTCCTTGTTACCAGATTGTCTCGACGGCCAATTCCAACAAATTTTTTTCATCATTTTACCGGGTCGAGGACCGGGTCGAGACCATTATCGATGCGGTCGGGATATTCAGTTGGTACTTCGAGAAAAATCTCCGCGAGGGTAACTATCGGAATGATCGCTCCTATGCCTTTGATCAAAAAAACCATACTGTCGTCTATAAAAACGACACCCTGGAGATTGCGCCGTTTGTCCAGGATGCTCTTTCGATTCTCTACTATGTGCGGACGATGGAGCTGAAAGTCGGCGAATCGGTGTTCATTGACAATTTCACCGATGGCGAACTTTTTCCCTTGGAAGTAAGAGTAGTTCAAAAGGAGACGGTGAAAGTGAAGGCCGGCACTTTTGATTGTATCGTGGTCGAACCGCTTCTCATGACATCCGGCATTTTCAAGCACGAAGGGCGGCTCAAAGTATGGTTGACCGATGACAGACTGAAATTACCGGTTTTGATGAAATCTAAAGTGCTGGTCGGTTCGATCTCGGCGGAGTTGACCGACTATAGTCTTGGCGAAATCATAGAATTCTGA
- a CDS encoding low molecular weight protein arginine phosphatase, whose amino-acid sequence MYRIMFVCTGNTCRSPMAEGGLRKLFENQGLKNIEVYSSGTAAATGYPATTYAIEASRLWDADISGHRSHPLTLQMVHDADIILCMTSQHCHNVVSMDVGADKKTYLLKNYPDPGCVGDEIADPIGGSLDMYNQTFLEIGEELGRIMPHIIEAARMKGEIL is encoded by the coding sequence ATGTATAGAATAATGTTCGTCTGCACCGGCAACACCTGCCGCTCACCTATGGCCGAGGGTGGTTTGAGAAAGCTGTTCGAGAACCAGGGCCTGAAGAATATTGAAGTTTACTCGAGTGGAACGGCCGCCGCCACTGGTTACCCGGCGACCACCTATGCCATCGAAGCATCACGCCTGTGGGATGCCGATATATCAGGCCACCGGTCGCACCCGCTGACACTTCAGATGGTTCACGATGCCGATATAATCCTTTGTATGACCTCACAACATTGCCATAATGTCGTCTCCATGGATGTTGGGGCGGATAAAAAAACATATCTCCTGAAAAATTATCCTGATCCGGGATGTGTCGGCGATGAAATCGCCGATCCTATCGGCGGTTCCCTGGACATGTACAACCAGACTTTTCTTGAAATCGGCGAGGAACTGGGCCGCATAATGCCGCATATAATAGAAGCAGCCAGAATGAAAGGGGAAATTCTCTGA
- a CDS encoding threonylcarbamoyl-AMP synthase, translated as MSDLNILKISKSRPDNKIIDQAARILSKGGIIVAPTETKYGLLGRIDDAKVMGRIYELKGRKPKQPCAVFVRSHDEIFEFGCESKLSALLAQQFLPGPLTLVLKDKSGYPEPIVIGGKIGIRFSSSPIIAKLLNKVDFNVTATSANISGAGDPETIEEIAVIFRGKVDMYLDGGNLNALPSTVVDCSCDTYKILRSGAFTREEIKKKIVRL; from the coding sequence ATGAGCGACCTCAATATCCTGAAGATCAGCAAGTCCCGACCGGACAATAAGATTATTGATCAAGCGGCCAGGATTCTAAGCAAGGGCGGTATTATTGTAGCACCGACAGAGACCAAATACGGACTGCTTGGCAGAATAGATGACGCCAAAGTGATGGGAAGAATATATGAGTTGAAAGGGCGGAAGCCAAAACAGCCATGTGCCGTTTTTGTCCGCAGCCATGATGAAATCTTTGAATTTGGATGCGAAAGCAAGCTTTCCGCGTTGCTGGCCCAACAATTCCTGCCGGGACCATTGACTCTGGTTCTTAAAGATAAATCGGGCTATCCGGAGCCGATCGTCATCGGCGGGAAAATCGGTATCAGGTTTTCCTCCTCACCGATAATCGCCAAGTTATTAAATAAGGTTGACTTTAACGTGACAGCCACCAGCGCCAATATTTCGGGCGCCGGCGATCCTGAAACGATAGAGGAAATCGCGGTCATATTCAGAGGAAAGGTCGATATGTATCTTGACGGCGGCAATCTGAATGCCCTGCCGTCGACAGTTGTCGACTGTTCCTGTGATACATACAAAATTTTGCGTTCGGGCGCCTTTACGCGGGAAGAGATCAAGAAAAAAATCGTGAGATTGTGA
- a CDS encoding mannose-1-phosphate guanylyltransferase, giving the protein MIYGVILAGGRGERFWPLSRTERPKQLLKLISDKTMLQETIDRVLPLIPVERIIVVTSADIMPLILKEIGSLKPENILAEPFGRDTCLAIGLAAEHIRKIDPDGVMIVLSADHIIKPPEKLLDIIDVGAQIAAEEDKLITIGIDPTRPETAYGYIKLADMYKSIEGIAVYEVDSFTEKPKVAVAQQYYYGRKHLWNSGMFIWSVASVLSAICQCQPDMSDHLAAYALKIGTGDESSARRSLYEKSGPISIDFAVLENAENVLAIKADMVWDDVGSWNALERYKNKDMNNNVIIGNAKVADSYETTIYNETEGIIVTLGVSDLVVVKTDDIVLVAHKTKVNEVKQVIKELAQDESLKKYL; this is encoded by the coding sequence TTGATTTATGGAGTCATACTGGCGGGCGGCCGAGGCGAACGATTCTGGCCGCTGTCGAGGACGGAAAGGCCGAAGCAGCTGCTCAAGCTGATTTCCGACAAAACCATGCTCCAGGAAACAATTGACCGGGTCCTTCCTCTGATTCCGGTCGAGAGAATCATAGTTGTGACCTCCGCCGACATAATGCCATTGATTCTAAAAGAAATCGGCAGCCTGAAGCCGGAGAATATCCTGGCCGAGCCATTCGGGCGGGACACCTGTCTGGCTATCGGATTGGCCGCGGAGCATATCCGGAAAATAGATCCTGATGGGGTCATGATTGTCCTTTCGGCCGATCACATAATCAAACCTCCTGAGAAACTTCTGGATATTATCGATGTCGGGGCGCAGATTGCCGCCGAAGAAGACAAATTAATAACTATCGGTATCGATCCGACCCGTCCCGAAACGGCCTACGGCTATATAAAGCTGGCCGATATGTATAAGTCGATTGAGGGGATCGCGGTTTATGAAGTCGATTCCTTTACTGAAAAGCCCAAGGTGGCCGTTGCCCAGCAATATTATTACGGCCGGAAACATCTCTGGAACTCGGGCATGTTTATCTGGTCGGTCGCCAGTGTGCTGTCGGCCATATGCCAATGCCAGCCGGATATGAGTGATCATCTCGCCGCGTATGCCTTGAAAATAGGTACGGGTGATGAAAGTTCTGCCCGACGGAGCCTTTATGAAAAATCCGGCCCGATATCAATTGATTTTGCGGTTCTCGAAAACGCCGAAAATGTCCTGGCTATCAAGGCCGACATGGTCTGGGATGATGTCGGCAGCTGGAACGCTCTGGAGAGATATAAAAACAAGGACATGAATAATAATGTAATTATCGGTAATGCCAAGGTCGCTGATTCATATGAAACCACAATATACAATGAAACCGAAGGTATTATCGTGACCCTCGGGGTTTCGGACCTTGTCGTCGTTAAAACCGATGATATAGTATTAGTAGCACATAAGACAAAAGTGAATGAAGTCAAGCAGGTTATCAAGGAATTAGCGCAGGATGAAAGTCTCAAGAAGTATTTATAA
- the amrS gene encoding AmmeMemoRadiSam system radical SAM enzyme, whose translation MDRRLFVKCLGCGAVAAVAAHTDLLPGIVGGIQNASAFDFTKRLSEVEARYYKKLETGGIECELCPRHCRITDLERGYCGVRENRGDVYYTLVYGLPCAVNIDPVEKKPLFHFYPGSNAFSLATAGCNCNCKFCQNWDISQSRPEQTDNMDMPPESVVGVAVSRKVPIIAYTYSEPVIFYEYMYDIAELGHKQGVKSVMITGGSIEKEPLQQLLTQLDAIKVDLKSIREQYYKDIVDNELKPVLEALVEIKKSGVWLEIVYLVVPTLNDSDQEFRELAGWIKTNLGTDTPIHFSRFHPQYLLKNLPMTPQSTLEKAHQICRAEGLEYVYLGNLPGHPAESTYCPKCEKLLIDRRGYRIIRNEIKNGKCPDCGHKIPGLF comes from the coding sequence ATGGATCGAAGATTATTTGTCAAGTGTCTCGGTTGCGGCGCTGTTGCTGCTGTTGCGGCCCACACTGATTTGCTGCCCGGAATTGTCGGCGGTATCCAGAACGCCAGCGCCTTTGATTTCACGAAAAGACTTTCCGAGGTCGAAGCCCGGTACTATAAAAAGCTCGAGACGGGGGGAATTGAATGTGAACTATGCCCGCGGCATTGCCGCATAACCGATCTCGAACGCGGCTACTGCGGGGTCAGGGAGAACAGGGGAGATGTCTATTACACCCTGGTTTATGGCTTACCCTGTGCCGTCAACATTGACCCGGTTGAAAAAAAACCGCTGTTTCACTTTTATCCCGGCTCGAATGCTTTTTCGCTGGCGACCGCCGGCTGTAACTGCAATTGTAAATTCTGTCAAAACTGGGACATTTCGCAATCTCGCCCGGAACAGACCGATAATATGGATATGCCGCCTGAGAGCGTCGTCGGCGTCGCTGTTTCCCGAAAAGTGCCGATTATTGCCTATACCTATTCCGAGCCGGTCATTTTCTATGAATACATGTATGACATAGCCGAACTGGGGCATAAGCAGGGCGTCAAGTCAGTAATGATTACCGGTGGCTCCATCGAAAAGGAACCGCTTCAGCAACTCCTGACCCAGCTTGATGCCATTAAGGTCGATCTAAAGTCCATAAGGGAACAATATTATAAAGATATTGTGGATAATGAATTAAAGCCAGTACTTGAAGCATTGGTTGAAATAAAAAAGAGCGGTGTCTGGCTCGAAATAGTATATCTGGTCGTGCCGACGCTAAATGACAGTGATCAGGAATTCAGGGAGCTGGCAGGGTGGATTAAAACCAATCTGGGGACCGATACCCCGATTCATTTCTCTCGTTTTCACCCTCAATATCTGCTCAAGAACCTGCCCATGACGCCGCAGAGCACCCTTGAGAAAGCACATCAGATATGCCGGGCCGAAGGTCTTGAATATGTCTATCTCGGAAATCTACCCGGGCATCCGGCCGAATCGACTTATTGCCCCAAATGCGAAAAGTTGTTGATTGACCGCAGGGGATATCGCATTATTCGGAACGAAATAAAAAACGGCAAATGTCCCGATTGCGGGCACAAAATACCCGGACTTTTTTAA